The proteins below are encoded in one region of Reichenbachiella sp. 5M10:
- a CDS encoding ammonium transporter, with the protein MSEMTTEAAAQASEGAVALFTANNIWMMLATALVFIMHLGFAGVEAGFGQSKNTVNILFKNTITPIIGLLTYLICGFNLMYPGEFQYISGVLGFAGPGIGFDAATDGASIDYAGAGYTYWTDFLFQGMFAATAATIVSGAIAERVKVSAYMIFTVVYVGLVYPILGSWKWGGGFLDEMGFYDFAGSTLVHSVGGWGALAGIIIIGPRLGKYVDGKVIDKPGASVPLAVIGVFLLWLGWFGFNGGSVLSADPDLVSYVLVTTCMAACTGGLFGFFTAKVIFKRMDLGMVLNGILAGLVGITAGADVVSVTSSLIIGAVAGILVVLSAVTLDKFKLDDVVGAVSVHLTCGIWGTLAVGIFGIGEFSFMTQLIGVLCYAGAAFPIAFLLFFILKKTTGVRVSEQHETEGLDSHEHGIRGYTIIFDE; encoded by the coding sequence ATGAGTGAAATGACTACTGAGGCGGCCGCACAGGCTTCTGAAGGAGCTGTTGCGCTTTTTACGGCAAACAACATCTGGATGATGTTGGCTACAGCTTTGGTGTTTATTATGCACTTGGGCTTTGCAGGTGTGGAGGCTGGTTTTGGACAATCCAAAAACACAGTGAACATCCTGTTCAAAAATACTATTACACCGATCATCGGTCTATTGACTTATTTGATCTGTGGATTCAACTTGATGTATCCTGGCGAGTTTCAGTACATCTCTGGCGTTTTAGGATTTGCTGGACCGGGTATCGGTTTCGATGCAGCTACTGATGGCGCTTCTATTGATTATGCTGGAGCAGGTTATACATACTGGACAGATTTCTTGTTCCAAGGGATGTTTGCTGCGACTGCTGCCACTATCGTGTCTGGTGCGATTGCTGAGCGTGTGAAAGTATCAGCTTACATGATCTTCACTGTGGTTTATGTAGGGTTGGTTTACCCAATCTTGGGCTCATGGAAATGGGGCGGAGGATTCCTTGATGAAATGGGATTCTATGATTTTGCTGGTTCTACTTTGGTTCACTCTGTAGGTGGATGGGGCGCATTGGCTGGTATCATCATCATCGGGCCACGTCTTGGCAAATACGTAGATGGAAAAGTAATTGACAAGCCAGGAGCTTCTGTGCCGTTGGCAGTGATCGGAGTATTCTTGCTGTGGTTGGGATGGTTTGGTTTCAATGGCGGTTCTGTACTGTCTGCTGATCCAGATCTAGTTTCTTACGTATTGGTGACAACTTGTATGGCTGCATGTACAGGTGGGTTGTTTGGCTTCTTTACAGCTAAAGTTATTTTCAAAAGAATGGACTTGGGCATGGTGCTCAATGGTATCCTTGCAGGTCTAGTAGGAATCACTGCTGGAGCAGACGTAGTGTCAGTGACTTCTTCATTGATCATCGGAGCAGTAGCCGGAATCTTGGTTGTATTGTCTGCAGTGACTTTGGACAAATTCAAATTGGATGATGTTGTTGGTGCTGTTTCGGTTCACTTGACATGTGGTATCTGGGGGACATTGGCTGTAGGTATATTCGGTATTGGTGAGTTCTCTTTCATGACTCAATTGATCGGAGTATTGTGTTACGCAGGAGCTGCTTTCCCAATCGCTTTCTTGTTGTTCTTCATCTTGAAGAAAACTACAGGGGTAAGAGTATCTGAACAACATGAGACCGAAGGCCTTGATAGCCACGAGCACGGTATCAGAGGTTACACGATCATATTCGACGAGTAA
- a CDS encoding YraN family protein, producing the protein MTNTKNTGNQAEELIAQHLMTLGYRILARNYRYKRAEIDMIVSTEDLLLFVEVKYRKSERYGHPEAFVSPNQQSLILSAAAHYLEETRWPKAIRFDVFSVNAENKITHFEDAFH; encoded by the coding sequence TTGACAAACACTAAAAACACTGGAAATCAAGCAGAAGAACTCATCGCCCAACATCTCATGACATTGGGTTACCGTATTTTGGCAAGAAACTATAGGTACAAAAGAGCAGAGATAGACATGATAGTAAGCACAGAGGATTTACTGCTTTTTGTAGAGGTGAAATATCGCAAAAGCGAGAGATATGGACATCCCGAAGCATTTGTCTCCCCCAATCAACAGTCTTTGATCCTATCAGCAGCTGCCCATTACTTAGAAGAGACACGTTGGCCAAAAGCCATACGATTTGATGTGTTTTCGGTCAATGCAGAGAACAAAATCACCCATTTCGAGGATGCCTTTCACTAG
- a CDS encoding long-chain fatty acid--CoA ligase: MNSPTRVFDFLHYQLATHPLEVCLSQKEQGNWRAYSTGEVLDISAKLSLGLLKLGVGPGDKVAIISPNRAEWNFVDQACSEIGAVSVPMYPTITVEDYRYIFEHAEVKVVFAADQELVGKVQEASKTTSVQHIYSFEDVEECPNWKQVLSLDPNGDCARVEQIKSTIRPEDLFTIIYTSGTTGKPKGVMLSHDNVVSNARAVKVALRELFDHGGSALSFLPLCHILERTAISFYFFRSVSIYYAESMDTLADNLKEVKPLMFTTVPRLLEKVYDRIVAKGYELSWVKRKLFFWAVRLGLKFEPYAYQGVWYTVQLKIARRLIFTKWIEALGGNLSYVLVGAAALQPRLARVFWAAGIPVCEGYGLTETSPGIAFNVPFEGGVRVGTVGRVLDRIQVKIAEDGEILCQGPNVMLGYYKAPELTAEIIQEGWLHTGDIGELEDNFLKITDRKKEMFKTSGGKYIAPQRMENRFKESPFIEQIMVIGEGQKFPAAIIVPNVLALTDWCTHHGVVFSRTSELLKHPQVATLIQSQIDKYNTGFGHWEQVKKYELVEDEWGVDTGELTPTLKLKRRVIKTRYAELIRKIYES; encoded by the coding sequence ATGAATAGTCCGACACGTGTATTTGATTTTCTCCATTATCAATTGGCTACACACCCTCTCGAGGTGTGTTTGAGTCAAAAGGAACAAGGGAATTGGCGTGCCTACTCAACGGGAGAAGTGCTGGATATCTCAGCCAAACTGAGTCTCGGTCTGCTCAAACTAGGGGTAGGACCAGGAGATAAGGTGGCCATCATATCGCCCAATCGGGCTGAGTGGAATTTCGTAGACCAGGCATGCAGCGAAATAGGTGCTGTGTCTGTTCCGATGTATCCGACCATCACTGTAGAGGATTACCGATATATTTTTGAGCACGCAGAGGTCAAGGTGGTCTTTGCAGCGGATCAGGAGTTGGTAGGCAAGGTGCAAGAGGCTTCAAAGACTACAAGTGTGCAACATATCTATTCGTTTGAGGATGTCGAGGAGTGTCCCAATTGGAAACAGGTGTTGAGTTTGGACCCCAATGGGGACTGTGCGCGTGTAGAGCAAATCAAGTCGACTATTCGACCCGAGGACTTGTTTACTATCATTTATACTTCAGGTACTACAGGCAAACCCAAAGGGGTCATGCTGTCACATGACAATGTCGTCAGCAATGCCCGAGCGGTCAAAGTAGCTCTTAGGGAATTGTTTGATCACGGAGGGTCTGCTTTGAGTTTTTTGCCACTGTGTCATATTCTGGAGAGGACGGCAATTTCTTTTTATTTTTTCAGGAGTGTATCGATCTATTATGCAGAGAGCATGGATACCTTGGCAGATAATCTCAAGGAGGTCAAACCGCTAATGTTTACAACGGTACCTCGTTTGTTGGAAAAGGTGTATGATCGTATTGTGGCCAAAGGTTATGAGTTGTCATGGGTGAAGCGTAAACTGTTTTTTTGGGCGGTGAGGTTGGGTTTGAAATTTGAACCCTATGCGTATCAGGGGGTATGGTACACGGTCCAGCTGAAAATTGCCCGTAGGTTGATCTTCACGAAATGGATAGAAGCTCTCGGAGGCAACCTGAGTTATGTCTTGGTGGGAGCCGCTGCGCTACAGCCTCGGTTGGCACGCGTATTTTGGGCCGCGGGGATTCCTGTTTGTGAGGGGTATGGACTGACAGAGACCTCTCCAGGTATTGCTTTTAATGTGCCCTTTGAAGGAGGAGTGCGAGTCGGTACCGTAGGTCGTGTATTGGACAGGATTCAAGTCAAGATTGCAGAGGATGGAGAGATTCTTTGTCAAGGTCCAAATGTGATGCTTGGCTATTACAAGGCTCCAGAACTAACAGCAGAGATTATTCAAGAGGGATGGTTACATACAGGAGATATCGGTGAGCTGGAGGACAATTTTCTCAAAATTACTGATCGGAAGAAGGAGATGTTTAAAACTTCAGGAGGAAAGTATATCGCTCCACAGCGAATGGAAAACCGATTCAAAGAATCTCCTTTTATAGAACAAATTATGGTCATAGGTGAGGGGCAGAAGTTTCCAGCGGCGATCATTGTGCCCAATGTGTTGGCACTTACGGATTGGTGTACTCATCATGGGGTGGTTTTTTCTCGCACGAGTGAGCTACTCAAACATCCGCAGGTCGCTACTTTGATCCAATCTCAGATCGATAAGTACAATACTGGTTTTGGTCACTGGGAACAAGTCAAGAAATATGAGCTTGTGGAGGATGAGTGGGGTGTGGATACGGGAGAGTTGACACCTACGCTCAAACTCAAGCGTCGTGTAATCAAGACGCGGTACGCGGAGTTGATTCGAAAGATATACGAGTCATGA
- a CDS encoding nucleoside phosphorylase — protein sequence MQTILETDLILNQDGSVYHLNLKPENISDTIITVGDPSRVFRVSQYFDKIDFEMNRREFITHKGSYKGKKVTVISTGMGTDNVEIFMTELDALANIDLETRQVKEKKRKLNIIRIGTSGGLQEDLRLGTHLVSDFGIGLDTLMMFYNLRQTGFENTLTNKLKQYIDLPFKPYCVEGSVTLREKFAFDMLRGNTVTCPGFYAPQGRNIRLDVKYPHLMEDLMYFHVDDFWLTNFEMETAGYYALGRLMGHEMLSLNAIIANRAKNKFSKDPDKVIDSLIRKVLDRL from the coding sequence ATGCAAACAATCTTAGAAACGGATCTCATCCTCAATCAAGATGGTAGTGTCTATCATCTCAATCTCAAACCTGAGAATATCAGTGATACGATCATCACAGTAGGTGATCCAAGTCGTGTGTTTCGAGTCAGTCAGTACTTTGATAAGATTGATTTTGAGATGAATCGTCGCGAGTTTATCACGCACAAAGGAAGCTACAAAGGGAAAAAAGTGACAGTGATCAGTACAGGTATGGGGACTGACAATGTCGAGATATTCATGACGGAGTTGGATGCATTGGCTAATATCGATTTGGAGACACGTCAAGTCAAAGAGAAAAAGCGTAAGCTGAATATCATTCGAATAGGGACCTCTGGGGGGTTGCAGGAGGATTTGCGACTGGGAACTCACTTGGTGTCTGATTTTGGGATAGGGCTGGATACTTTGATGATGTTTTACAACCTCAGGCAGACAGGGTTTGAAAACACCCTGACCAATAAACTCAAACAGTACATCGATTTGCCATTCAAGCCGTATTGTGTGGAAGGGTCCGTTACATTGAGAGAGAAATTCGCTTTTGATATGTTACGAGGCAATACCGTAACTTGTCCAGGGTTCTATGCCCCACAAGGGCGAAACATTCGATTGGATGTGAAATATCCGCATTTGATGGAGGACTTGATGTATTTTCACGTCGACGACTTTTGGTTGACAAATTTCGAAATGGAGACGGCGGGATATTATGCCCTTGGTCGGCTCATGGGACACGAGATGCTTAGCCTCAATGCTATTATTGCCAACCGAGCAAAAAATAAGTTTTCTAAAGACCCCGACAAGGTAATTGATTCCTTGATCCGCAAGGTGCTGGATAGATTGTAG
- a CDS encoding acetyltransferase has product MDNPVIIFGAGGLGRAALEIFESNGNVIYGFLDDNKDLHATEIDNIPVLGSTDDDGFLKLIGKKCEVFVATDDNKEKKSLAKMITDKRKKMPVNAIHNGAHISKSCVIGHGNFVNAGVILGAGTEIGSHCLLHSGAIVDHSAKLGDFVQVGAGAIIGANAEIGEGAFIGSGSTIVSGVKLGKNARVGAGSVVVADVAAGKTVFGNPAVEVKK; this is encoded by the coding sequence ATGGATAACCCAGTAATAATATTTGGAGCAGGAGGTTTGGGAAGAGCCGCTCTTGAGATTTTCGAATCGAATGGCAATGTCATCTATGGTTTTTTGGATGATAACAAAGATCTACATGCCACAGAAATTGACAATATCCCTGTTTTGGGAAGCACGGATGACGATGGTTTTTTGAAATTGATCGGAAAAAAGTGTGAGGTGTTTGTTGCAACGGATGACAACAAGGAGAAAAAGAGCTTGGCAAAAATGATCACCGACAAGCGAAAGAAAATGCCCGTCAATGCGATCCATAATGGAGCCCATATCTCCAAGTCATGTGTCATTGGTCACGGTAATTTTGTCAATGCAGGTGTGATTTTAGGAGCAGGAACAGAGATAGGCAGTCATTGTCTACTACACTCTGGTGCGATTGTCGATCATTCTGCTAAGCTGGGAGACTTTGTGCAAGTAGGTGCTGGAGCCATTATAGGGGCAAATGCAGAGATAGGCGAAGGGGCATTTATAGGTTCTGGATCTACCATCGTCTCAGGTGTCAAATTGGGCAAGAATGCTCGAGTAGGAGCTGGATCTGTGGTCGTAGCGGATGTGGCTGCTGGCAAGACTGTGTTTGGCAACCCAGCTGTAGAAGTCAAGAAATAG
- a CDS encoding DUF2851 family protein, translating into MQESFLHFVWQYQHYDTQGLQTTNGGVVDVFATGHHNTEGGPDFLQSKLKIDGIQWFGSVEIHVNSSDWEHHQHHKDPKYNTVILHVVWHDDRECRREDGEVLPVLELKSRVSESFVSRYKNLINQPAEIPCQSQLDQVRTIDKVSMCDQVGVERLRRKSKEILERLEQNKGSWEDTAYQTIAQNFGFKKNAESMLKLSNVLTHKILLKHLHNIVDIEALVYGVAGFLEGDIEDGYHQRLADRYQYLSQKYNLKGRGMLRVEWEFLRMRPWNFPTIRLAQLASFFTDNAKFFDRILNHESITELKKMFVHPPSEYWQSHYDFDKESARKFGGLGSGSLEVMLINSVAPILAAYSQHVRQESYMDRAVQLLQSLKPEQNHILDRWEYLGIRAKSAFDSQALIELKNEFCLKKKCLSCKIGIKLISD; encoded by the coding sequence GTGCAAGAATCTTTTTTACATTTCGTTTGGCAGTATCAGCACTATGATACGCAAGGGCTGCAAACGACAAACGGTGGAGTTGTCGATGTTTTTGCTACCGGTCACCACAATACAGAGGGAGGGCCGGATTTCCTACAATCCAAGCTGAAGATTGACGGTATTCAATGGTTTGGCAGTGTGGAGATACATGTCAACTCCTCTGATTGGGAGCATCATCAGCACCACAAAGACCCCAAATACAATACAGTCATCTTGCATGTCGTATGGCACGACGACCGAGAGTGTCGTCGAGAGGATGGTGAGGTTCTTCCTGTTTTGGAGTTGAAAAGTAGGGTGAGCGAAAGCTTCGTGTCTCGCTACAAAAACCTGATCAATCAACCCGCCGAAATCCCTTGCCAAAGTCAATTGGATCAAGTGCGAACTATCGATAAGGTCTCGATGTGTGATCAGGTCGGGGTAGAGCGTCTTCGGCGAAAGTCCAAAGAAATACTAGAGCGGTTGGAACAAAACAAAGGGTCTTGGGAAGATACGGCCTATCAGACCATCGCGCAGAACTTTGGTTTCAAGAAGAATGCTGAATCTATGTTGAAGTTGTCAAATGTCCTTACCCACAAAATTCTTCTCAAGCATCTGCATAACATCGTTGATATCGAAGCACTGGTGTATGGAGTTGCGGGCTTTTTGGAAGGAGACATCGAAGATGGGTATCATCAGAGGTTAGCAGATCGCTACCAGTACCTGTCCCAAAAGTACAATTTGAAGGGGCGTGGTATGCTACGTGTGGAATGGGAGTTTTTGAGGATGCGTCCATGGAATTTCCCGACAATTCGTTTGGCTCAGTTGGCCTCTTTTTTTACAGACAATGCCAAATTTTTTGATCGAATACTGAATCACGAGTCGATTACCGAACTCAAGAAAATGTTTGTTCATCCCCCTTCTGAATATTGGCAAAGCCACTATGATTTTGACAAGGAGTCAGCCCGTAAGTTTGGTGGCTTGGGGTCAGGGAGTTTAGAGGTCATGCTAATCAATAGTGTGGCGCCCATCCTTGCTGCATATAGTCAGCATGTGAGGCAGGAGTCCTATATGGATCGTGCAGTGCAGCTTTTGCAAAGCCTGAAGCCAGAGCAGAACCATATTCTAGATAGGTGGGAGTATTTGGGGATCAGGGCTAAGTCGGCTTTCGATAGTCAGGCTTTGATCGAATTGAAGAATGAGTTTTGTTTGAAAAAGAAGTGTCTTTCCTGTAAAATTGGGATCAAACTGATCTCAGACTGA
- a CDS encoding TIGR00730 family Rossman fold protein has protein sequence MKSICVYCGSSMGNNPAMKEVAAELGQELAERQVSLVYGGASIGLMGVLADACLAKGGRVIGVIPGFLDTVEITHKGVTEIIRTESMHQRKTEMAERAEGFIAMPGGFGTLEELAEILTWGQLGLVQKPIGILNVNGYYDPLMIFMDHMLKNELIREDHLSLFVIRDNVKELLEDMESFEVSKTDHRQKLGLT, from the coding sequence ATGAAAAGTATTTGTGTGTATTGTGGTTCGTCGATGGGAAATAATCCTGCGATGAAAGAAGTGGCTGCAGAACTGGGACAGGAGCTGGCAGAGAGGCAGGTTAGCTTGGTTTATGGGGGAGCCAGTATAGGCCTGATGGGTGTGCTTGCAGACGCATGTCTAGCTAAGGGAGGCCGGGTTATCGGGGTGATTCCGGGTTTTCTAGATACGGTAGAGATTACGCACAAAGGGGTTACAGAGATCATTCGGACCGAGTCCATGCATCAGCGAAAAACAGAGATGGCCGAGCGAGCGGAGGGATTTATCGCGATGCCTGGCGGCTTTGGAACTTTGGAGGAGCTGGCGGAGATCTTGACTTGGGGTCAACTGGGGTTGGTGCAAAAACCCATTGGGATCTTGAATGTCAACGGGTATTATGACCCGCTGATGATTTTCATGGACCACATGCTAAAGAACGAATTGATTCGAGAAGATCATCTCAGTTTGTTTGTGATTCGGGACAATGTCAAAGAACTCTTGGAAGACATGGAGTCATTTGAAGTCAGCAAGACTGATCATCGACAAAAACTCGGATTGACCTGA
- a CDS encoding ABC transporter ATP-binding protein, whose translation MAREKLKEEDKRKLNGENFKKLYGIFQYLIPYKSKFIVGLIFLVIGSFLLLAFPLVAGKLIDAASGDQSWILTDITQIALFLLGILFLQAIISYFRVYLFAQVSENAMADIRNGLYKRIIQLPISFFDKNRTGDLMSRMTADVSMLQTTFSTTLAELIRQIITLIVGLTLIFVTTPALSVFMLCVLPILIFVAMIFGKKIRKLSRISQDELAASSTIAEETFQSILAVKSFTNETYEQNRFFGSLSRVVDAAIGAAKYRAGFISFIIFALLGAMVAIIWYGAVLLQNGEMSIGDLISFVLYTSFIGGSIAGLGDLFGQLQRAIGASERVLEIQNEAPEELEEQVAPIAKVNGNISFDKVSFAYESRKDIQVLNQLSLEIKAGEKVALVGKSGAGKTTITQLLLRLYQGHQGSIKIDNTNIEAFDIATLRGNIGIVPQEIILFGGSIRENIAYGKPGATEAEILDAAQKAHAMEFIDSFPEGLDTLVGERGIKLSGGQRQRIAIARTILKNPAILILDEATSSLDSESENQVQQAFNELMKDRTTLIIAHRLATIKTADKIFVLEHGQIIESGNHDNLVNQTNSTYSHMVNLQLVE comes from the coding sequence ATGGCAAGAGAGAAGTTGAAGGAAGAGGACAAGAGGAAGCTCAATGGCGAAAATTTCAAAAAGCTATACGGCATCTTTCAATACTTGATCCCATACAAATCAAAGTTTATCGTAGGGCTTATTTTCTTAGTCATTGGTAGCTTTTTACTATTGGCCTTCCCCCTCGTAGCAGGCAAGCTCATCGACGCAGCGAGTGGCGACCAAAGCTGGATACTCACAGACATCACACAGATCGCTTTATTTCTACTTGGCATTCTATTTCTACAAGCCATCATCTCTTACTTTCGCGTGTACCTGTTTGCACAAGTCAGCGAAAACGCGATGGCTGACATCCGCAACGGCCTCTACAAAAGAATCATTCAACTGCCTATTTCATTTTTTGACAAAAACCGGACAGGCGACCTGATGAGCCGCATGACCGCCGATGTGAGCATGTTGCAAACGACCTTCTCCACCACACTCGCAGAGCTTATCCGCCAGATCATCACACTGATCGTAGGCTTGACACTGATTTTCGTCACGACGCCTGCTCTGAGTGTATTCATGCTCTGCGTGCTGCCCATTTTGATTTTTGTCGCGATGATTTTTGGAAAAAAAATCCGCAAATTGTCCCGTATCTCTCAGGACGAACTAGCCGCCTCATCCACTATCGCTGAAGAGACCTTCCAATCTATACTGGCAGTCAAATCCTTCACCAACGAGACCTACGAACAAAATCGATTCTTTGGATCACTCAGTAGAGTAGTAGATGCAGCCATCGGAGCAGCCAAATACCGAGCAGGTTTCATTTCATTTATCATCTTTGCACTACTCGGTGCGATGGTAGCCATCATTTGGTATGGAGCAGTTCTCCTCCAAAATGGAGAAATGAGTATCGGAGACTTGATTTCATTTGTCCTCTACACCTCCTTCATCGGAGGATCCATCGCAGGTCTCGGAGACCTATTTGGGCAATTGCAACGAGCCATTGGTGCCTCAGAGCGTGTCTTAGAGATTCAGAATGAAGCGCCCGAAGAGCTTGAAGAGCAAGTAGCCCCAATAGCCAAAGTAAATGGCAACATTTCATTTGACAAGGTCTCGTTTGCCTACGAAAGCCGCAAAGACATCCAAGTCCTCAATCAGCTCTCACTGGAGATCAAGGCAGGAGAAAAAGTCGCCTTGGTCGGCAAAAGTGGCGCAGGCAAAACAACCATTACCCAGCTACTGCTAAGGCTATACCAAGGACATCAAGGCAGCATCAAAATTGACAACACCAACATCGAAGCTTTCGATATCGCAACCCTACGAGGCAACATCGGTATCGTCCCGCAAGAAATCATCCTATTTGGTGGATCTATCCGAGAAAACATCGCCTACGGCAAGCCCGGCGCAACCGAAGCTGAGATACTCGATGCGGCACAAAAAGCACACGCTATGGAGTTCATAGACAGCTTCCCTGAAGGACTTGACACGCTCGTAGGCGAACGGGGCATCAAGCTCTCTGGTGGCCAACGTCAACGCATCGCCATTGCCCGGACGATACTCAAAAACCCCGCCATCCTCATCCTAGACGAAGCGACCAGCTCATTGGATTCGGAATCAGAAAACCAAGTACAGCAGGCATTCAACGAACTGATGAAAGACCGTACAACACTAATCATAGCGCATCGATTGGCTACTATCAAAACTGCCGACAAGATCTTCGTATTGGAACATGGGCAAATCATAGAGTCCGGCAACCATGACAATCTTGTCAATCAAACCAATAGTACATACAGCCACATGGTCAATCTACAATTGGTCGAATAA
- a CDS encoding TerC family protein, translating into MNLILTNLFSGTNEGLLFGIFGVVIVLFLVVDLGLVHKGPKKISQKDALMQTIFWIVVSAIFGGLIYYFGGGSQDALEFFSAYVTEKALSVDNIFVILLILRYFKVKDEYYHDILFWGILGAIVFRAIFIFLGALLIGEFHWILYIFGVFLIYSGIKIFNEDEEMDVNPEKNILTKWARKFLPISKDEKGGKFAFRENGKFWFTPLFLVILLIESTDLIFAVDSIPAAFAISQNEFIIYTSNIFAVMGLRAMFFLLANILDKFYLLQKGLSVVLIFIGAKMLLEWDILQRGFEWIGIGHLHIPVIWSFIVIILALTLSIVLSILFPQSPEAVETVEQADTK; encoded by the coding sequence ATGAACTTGATACTTACTAATCTCTTTTCTGGAACCAACGAAGGCCTATTGTTTGGCATATTCGGGGTGGTCATCGTGCTATTCCTAGTGGTAGACTTGGGACTGGTCCATAAAGGACCCAAGAAGATTTCCCAAAAAGATGCCTTGATGCAAACCATCTTTTGGATTGTAGTATCTGCAATCTTTGGAGGACTCATCTACTATTTTGGTGGCGGGTCTCAAGATGCCTTGGAGTTCTTTTCGGCATATGTCACAGAAAAGGCCCTCTCAGTAGACAATATCTTCGTCATCCTTTTGATCCTTCGGTACTTCAAAGTCAAAGACGAATATTACCATGACATCCTTTTTTGGGGTATCCTAGGAGCCATCGTATTCCGTGCCATTTTCATCTTCCTTGGGGCATTGCTGATTGGTGAGTTCCACTGGATCTTGTACATCTTCGGTGTGTTTTTGATTTATTCGGGCATCAAAATATTCAACGAAGACGAAGAAATGGATGTCAATCCAGAAAAAAACATCCTTACGAAATGGGCGAGAAAATTTCTCCCCATCTCCAAAGACGAAAAAGGAGGAAAATTCGCCTTTCGAGAAAATGGAAAGTTTTGGTTTACCCCCCTATTTCTCGTCATCCTATTGATCGAATCTACAGATTTGATCTTTGCAGTGGATTCTATTCCCGCAGCTTTTGCCATCAGTCAAAACGAGTTCATCATCTACACTTCCAATATTTTCGCAGTGATGGGCTTGAGAGCTATGTTCTTTCTTTTAGCCAATATTTTGGACAAGTTCTACCTTCTTCAAAAGGGTCTTTCGGTAGTACTTATCTTTATAGGCGCAAAAATGCTCCTAGAGTGGGACATCCTACAGCGTGGCTTTGAATGGATCGGCATAGGACATCTACACATACCTGTGATCTGGTCATTTATCGTTATCATCTTGGCACTGACACTATCCATTGTGCTCTCGATTCTTTTCCCGCAGTCTCCAGAGGCCGTGGAAACTGTCGAACAAGCCGACACAAAGTAA